One Clostridium novyi NT genomic window carries:
- a CDS encoding methyl-accepting chemotaxis protein, which yields MFKCSQIKSQLKDIVSHFKKCDELALENEEKKIDNSDVSSIIKILKGILYGAKSVKIIIKGILNITTYISNFNVRLNYQSEELTDISNILKDSSENLLSAMEECSASINESASSIASNSDAISIIADNSKKVSKSLDENDKILKNMNMANEDIINNSKVMSESMENLSSIIKNMSEIVAGIDKTASDTNLLALNASIEAARAGENGKGFAVVAEEIKKLSENTKEQLKFIVDFMKKIEDGYKNSNEGVKNTLKSIDEINEYTNKMSLSFKESKELVEQVTDEITVMSSNMEELTAVSEEIGATVSSISKDTENLASVAEKVGEKSNKIKEISNELEVIENDVSDLSKLTGQLNKIDYFKISNEDLIANLDNAIIAHGKWVDTLKEMANSMDIKPLQIDGQKCGFGHFYHSVKPKNEEILKIWNEVDEIHDKLHGIGHIVMNDIEKNNKKDALNHASEAKKLSEDIINKFDKMKEISNKLTQEGKSVF from the coding sequence ATGTTTAAATGTTCACAGATTAAATCTCAGTTAAAAGATATAGTAAGTCATTTTAAAAAGTGTGATGAATTAGCATTAGAAAATGAGGAAAAGAAAATAGATAATTCCGATGTATCTAGCATTATAAAAATATTAAAGGGTATACTTTATGGAGCAAAATCAGTAAAAATAATCATAAAAGGTATATTAAATATAACTACTTATATAAGTAATTTTAATGTTAGATTAAATTATCAATCAGAAGAGTTAACAGATATATCAAATATATTAAAAGATTCTAGTGAAAATTTATTATCAGCTATGGAAGAGTGTAGTGCAAGTATAAATGAGTCTGCATCATCAATAGCATCTAACTCTGATGCTATATCTATAATAGCTGATAATTCCAAAAAGGTTTCAAAGTCATTAGATGAGAATGATAAGATACTTAAAAATATGAATATGGCTAATGAAGATATTATTAATAATTCTAAAGTTATGTCAGAAAGTATGGAAAATTTATCATCAATAATTAAAAATATGAGTGAAATTGTAGCTGGTATAGATAAGACAGCATCAGATACTAATTTATTAGCTTTAAATGCTAGCATTGAGGCTGCAAGGGCAGGAGAAAATGGAAAGGGTTTTGCGGTTGTAGCCGAAGAAATAAAAAAATTATCAGAAAATACAAAGGAACAGTTAAAGTTCATTGTAGATTTTATGAAAAAGATAGAAGACGGATATAAGAATAGTAATGAGGGAGTTAAAAATACTCTAAAGTCCATTGATGAAATAAATGAATACACAAATAAAATGTCATTATCATTTAAGGAAAGTAAAGAATTAGTAGAACAAGTAACAGATGAAATTACAGTTATGTCGTCTAATATGGAGGAATTAACAGCAGTAAGTGAGGAAATAGGAGCAACAGTTAGTTCTATTAGTAAGGATACTGAAAATTTAGCTAGTGTAGCAGAGAAGGTAGGTGAAAAATCAAACAAAATAAAGGAAATATCAAATGAATTAGAAGTAATAGAAAATGATGTTTCTGATTTATCTAAGCTCACAGGACAGTTAAATAAAATTGACTATTTTAAGATTTCAAATGAAGATTTAATAGCTAACTTAGACAATGCAATAATTGCTCACGGGAAGTGGGTAGATACTCTTAAAGAGATGGCTAATAGTATGGATATAAAACCACTACAAATAGATGGACAAAAATGCGGATTTGGACATTTTTATCATTCCGTAAAACCTAAAAATGAAGAAATTCTAAAAATATGGAATGAAGTAGATGAAATACATGACAAACTACATGGTATTGGACATATTGTTATGAATGATATAGAAAAAAATAATAAAAAAGATGCACTAAATCATGCTAGTGAGGCTAAAAAGCTATCTGAAGATATTATAAATAAATTTGATAAAATGAAAGAAATATCTAATAAATTAACACAGGAAGGAAAATCAGTGTTTTAA
- a CDS encoding calcium-translocating P-type ATPase, PMCA-type, with the protein MKYFKEKTSNVLKELEVDSDKGLSNSEAKSRLEKYGPNEFTKQEKGSIWDDIKDALTEPMMIILLIAAVVSAIIGEFQDAIGIVCAVAIGIAIGIVTEGKSQKAAEALSKMTENIEVKVMRNGKIIQISKNDLVPGDIVFVEMGDMVPADGRLIESIDLKVREDMLTGESEDVSKKADITVDMTTIESKGKTIVQDPIPAKQINMVFGGTLIAYGRGKFVVTATGDSSEMGRIAKNLDDGDNETPLQVKLGDLGSKISKVSSAIAGILFIIMLVKLIMAHTLHIDTSGIVPFLDSIEPIKTAFVVCVALIVAAVPEGLPTMINMTLAITMQKMAKINALVTKKEACETIGSVSVICSDKTGTLTQNRMTVEKVYVNGKFVERNELSRGSNYFIDNCLINSTADIEKNDDEVKYLGSATECALLLYNDSYDYIKERENSNIMHQIPFTSKRKRMSTIINEENNCTVLTKGAPEVILDLCAYENINNEIVKLTDERKSEILCAIESLQKKFMRVLGFSYRSIEAEVAMSTEAGVIENHLVFTGFVGIKDPLRPEVSDAVRIAKEAGVSTKMLTGDNINTAIAIGEELGLLENGLRAVESSYIDTLSDEELREEIKTIAIVARSKPDTKMRIVQALQNNNEVVAVTGDGINDAPALTKADVGIAMGIAGTEVSKNAADIILTDDSFGTIVRGIKWGRGIYENFQRFIQFQITVNIVAFLTAILSVIFDFEMPFTTIQLLWVNIIMDGPPALSLGLEPVRDIVLKRKPVNRNSSIITKNMLITMILNAIYITAVIMIQMVFNPLGAEVPPAGFKGPNEMETVLFALFAFNALFNAFNCREFGTNSIFPYFKNNKVALQIIGITAVVQIIITELFSGFFNAVSLSPIMWIKVILTSCLVIVINEVIKLIIRTTKKAS; encoded by the coding sequence ATGAAATACTTTAAAGAAAAAACTTCTAATGTGTTAAAAGAACTAGAAGTAGATTCAGACAAAGGCTTATCTAATTCGGAAGCTAAATCCAGATTAGAAAAATACGGCCCTAATGAATTCACCAAGCAAGAAAAAGGTTCTATTTGGGACGATATTAAAGATGCATTAACAGAACCTATGATGATAATTCTTCTAATAGCTGCTGTTGTAAGTGCTATTATTGGAGAATTTCAAGATGCGATTGGTATTGTTTGTGCTGTAGCTATTGGTATCGCTATTGGTATCGTAACTGAAGGTAAATCTCAAAAGGCAGCAGAAGCTCTATCAAAAATGACAGAAAACATAGAAGTTAAAGTTATGCGTAATGGGAAAATCATTCAAATAAGCAAAAACGATTTAGTTCCTGGAGACATAGTTTTTGTTGAAATGGGTGATATGGTTCCTGCCGATGGTAGACTTATTGAAAGTATTGATTTAAAAGTTAGAGAAGATATGCTAACTGGTGAATCGGAAGATGTTTCTAAAAAAGCAGATATTACTGTTGATATGACTACTATTGAAAGTAAAGGCAAAACTATAGTACAAGACCCAATACCAGCAAAACAAATTAATATGGTATTTGGTGGTACTCTTATTGCTTATGGAAGAGGAAAATTCGTAGTTACAGCTACCGGTGATTCTTCTGAAATGGGTAGAATTGCGAAAAACCTTGATGATGGCGATAATGAAACTCCACTTCAAGTTAAATTAGGTGATTTAGGTTCAAAAATTTCAAAAGTATCTAGTGCCATTGCAGGTATTCTTTTTATAATAATGCTTGTAAAATTAATCATGGCTCATACTCTACATATTGATACATCAGGAATAGTTCCTTTCCTTGATTCTATTGAACCTATAAAAACTGCATTTGTAGTTTGTGTAGCATTAATAGTTGCAGCAGTTCCTGAAGGACTTCCAACAATGATTAATATGACACTTGCTATAACAATGCAAAAAATGGCTAAAATAAATGCCCTTGTAACTAAAAAGGAAGCATGTGAAACAATCGGTTCAGTTAGTGTTATTTGTTCTGATAAAACTGGTACTTTAACACAAAACAGAATGACTGTTGAAAAAGTTTATGTTAACGGTAAATTTGTTGAAAGAAACGAATTAAGCAGAGGTAGCAATTACTTTATAGATAACTGCTTAATCAACTCAACTGCCGATATAGAAAAAAATGATGATGAAGTTAAATATTTAGGAAGCGCAACTGAATGTGCATTACTTTTATACAATGATTCTTATGATTATATAAAAGAAAGAGAAAATAGTAACATAATGCATCAAATTCCTTTTACATCAAAGCGTAAAAGAATGTCTACAATTATAAATGAAGAAAATAATTGTACTGTTTTAACTAAAGGTGCTCCTGAAGTTATTTTAGATTTGTGTGCTTATGAAAACATAAATAATGAAATAGTAAAATTAACTGATGAGAGAAAAAGTGAAATCTTATGTGCAATAGAAAGTCTTCAAAAGAAATTTATGCGTGTACTTGGATTTTCATATAGAAGCATTGAAGCTGAAGTTGCAATGTCAACAGAAGCTGGTGTAATTGAAAATCATTTAGTATTTACAGGATTTGTTGGTATAAAAGATCCTCTAAGACCTGAAGTTTCAGATGCCGTTAGAATAGCAAAAGAAGCTGGGGTTTCAACTAAAATGCTTACTGGTGATAATATAAACACTGCTATTGCAATTGGAGAAGAACTTGGATTATTAGAAAATGGTCTAAGAGCTGTTGAATCAAGTTATATTGATACCCTATCTGATGAAGAATTAAGAGAAGAAATTAAAACAATTGCCATAGTTGCTCGTTCAAAACCAGACACAAAAATGAGAATTGTACAAGCATTACAAAATAATAATGAAGTAGTTGCAGTTACAGGTGATGGTATCAATGATGCCCCTGCCCTTACAAAAGCCGATGTAGGTATTGCAATGGGTATTGCAGGAACTGAAGTTTCTAAAAATGCAGCTGATATTATACTAACAGACGATAGTTTTGGAACAATAGTTAGAGGAATTAAATGGGGTCGTGGAATATATGAAAACTTCCAAAGATTTATTCAATTCCAAATCACAGTTAATATAGTAGCCTTCTTAACTGCTATTTTATCTGTAATATTTGACTTTGAAATGCCTTTTACAACAATACAATTGTTGTGGGTAAATATAATAATGGATGGTCCTCCAGCTCTTTCTTTAGGACTTGAACCTGTCCGTGATATTGTTTTAAAGAGAAAACCTGTAAATAGAAACTCTAGCATAATTACTAAAAATATGCTAATAACTATGATTTTAAACGCTATATATATAACAGCAGTAATAATGATACAAATGGTATTTAATCCACTTGGAGCAGAAGTTCCTCCAGCAGGATTTAAGGGACCAAACGAAATGGAAACTGTTTTATTTGCCCTATTTGCTTTCAACGCATTATTTAATGCATTTAACTGTAGAGAATTTGGTACAAACAGTATATTCCCTTACTTCAAAAACAATAAAGTAGCACTACAAATAATAGGAATTACAGCTGTAGTTCAAATTATTATAACAGAATTATTCTCAGGATTCTTTAACGCTGTTTCATTAAGTCCTATTATGTGGATTAAAGTTATACTAACTTCTTGTTTAGTAATAGTTATAAATGAAGTTATAAAATTAATAATTAGAACAACAAAAAAAGCCTCTTAA